A stretch of Campylobacter gracilis DNA encodes these proteins:
- a CDS encoding class II aldolase and adducin N-terminal domain-containing protein gives MDEYYYEILRKISLSMFRDRLFGIFHGSISAKIKENQFLINKKDAIFDSLDRDDFITLFSKKDYRWQDASIDSDIHINIYKNIKEAKFVTYATPPYLVAYTLEHDFILPRDYFGASKFKRIEIYDPKSYDDWHERAPYEICNYMINENSDIMVIRGYGVFAHARSAQQMAKKIAILEMSSKLLLLS, from the coding sequence ATGGACGAGTATTATTATGAAATTTTACGAAAAATTTCGCTTTCGATGTTTAGAGATAGGCTTTTTGGGATCTTTCACGGCTCGATTTCAGCAAAAATTAAAGAAAATCAGTTCTTGATCAACAAAAAAGACGCGATTTTCGATAGCCTGGATAGGGATGATTTTATAACGCTGTTTTCAAAAAAAGACTACCGCTGGCAGGATGCTAGCATCGATAGTGACATACATATAAATATCTACAAAAATATAAAAGAGGCGAAATTCGTAACCTACGCGACACCGCCATATCTCGTCGCATATACGCTGGAGCATGATTTTATTTTGCCGCGAGATTACTTTGGGGCGAGCAAATTTAAGCGCATTGAAATTTACGATCCTAAGAGCTACGACGACTGGCACGAGCGTGCGCCGTACGAAATTTGTAACTATATGATAAATGAAAATAGCGATATAATGGTGATTCGCGGCTATGGGGTTTTTGCTCATGCAAGGAGCGCGCAGCAAATGGCGAAAAAAATAGCGATTTTAGAAATGAGTTCAAAGCTGCTTTTGCTAAGCTAA
- the ftsA gene encoding cell division protein FtsA — protein MSEYILGLDIGSTKIRAIIAKNDGIFTVLGVGGADTLGIKKGVITNIEQAAGSIKQAVKAAVKGAGRSYDKAIISISGSYAKSVKSRGVITMENEIGLDEIKRAMQVAEAQANVPSDSVILHVLPYDFRVDEQEHIEDPLGMSGTRLEVSTHIVIAPESSIKNLKKSVEMAGVKVDNIVLSGYASSISTLSKDEKELGVVLIDMGGATCDIVIHLGNSLRYNDVVMFGSNNVTNDLSRALHTPLPYAENIKITYNDLINQGNSEVELPALGDSESENHIISLEIISQVILARVKETFDMIADKIERSGYKDRIGAGIVITGGMAKLDDVRDLAAIVFDNTSVRVARAKSVGGLHEIADDISNSCALGLCMYGFGEFTPYEMDSNGKLRYKDEVINKAPKRNVNEYYEKEVSKAIEKEGVRADSGVAKKEDLNIQLPKKDGQNFFNKIWSSMKNWF, from the coding sequence GTGAGTGAGTATATTTTAGGTCTAGATATAGGCTCGACTAAAATTCGCGCGATAATCGCTAAAAATGACGGCATTTTTACGGTCTTAGGCGTTGGCGGAGCCGATACTTTAGGTATCAAAAAGGGCGTCATAACAAACATAGAACAAGCCGCGGGCTCAATAAAGCAGGCGGTGAAAGCAGCGGTAAAAGGCGCTGGCAGAAGCTATGATAAAGCCATTATATCGATCTCTGGCTCATATGCCAAAAGCGTTAAATCTCGCGGTGTCATAACTATGGAAAATGAGATCGGACTAGATGAAATCAAGCGCGCCATGCAGGTTGCTGAAGCGCAAGCAAATGTGCCTAGCGATAGTGTGATTTTACATGTGCTTCCGTATGATTTTAGAGTCGATGAGCAGGAGCACATCGAAGACCCCCTTGGTATGAGTGGCACGCGTCTAGAGGTATCTACCCATATCGTCATCGCGCCGGAAAGCTCTATTAAAAATTTGAAAAAATCCGTTGAGATGGCGGGCGTAAAGGTCGATAACATCGTCCTTTCAGGCTACGCATCTTCTATATCTACGCTTAGCAAGGATGAAAAAGAGCTAGGTGTCGTACTGATCGATATGGGAGGCGCCACATGCGATATAGTCATCCACCTGGGGAATTCCTTGCGTTATAACGATGTTGTGATGTTTGGCTCTAATAACGTTACTAACGATCTATCGCGCGCCCTACATACGCCGCTTCCGTATGCGGAAAACATTAAAATTACCTATAACGATCTAATTAATCAAGGCAATAGCGAAGTTGAATTGCCTGCTTTAGGAGATAGCGAATCAGAAAACCACATAATAAGCCTTGAGATCATCTCTCAGGTCATCCTCGCTCGCGTTAAAGAGACCTTTGATATGATAGCCGATAAGATCGAAAGAAGCGGCTATAAAGACCGCATAGGAGCGGGTATCGTCATCACGGGCGGCATGGCGAAGCTGGACGATGTGCGCGATTTAGCGGCGATAGTTTTTGATAACACTTCCGTTAGGGTTGCAAGAGCAAAGAGCGTGGGCGGCCTGCACGAGATCGCCGACGATATTTCAAATTCTTGCGCATTGGGACTTTGCATGTATGGCTTTGGCGAATTTACCCCTTACGAGATGGACTCTAACGGCAAACTCCGCTACAAAGACGAAGTTATAAACAAGGCTCCGAAACGAAATGTGAACGAATATTATGAAAAAGAGGTCAGCAAGGCGATAGAAAAAGAGGGCGTCAGAGCGGATAGCGGTGTGGCCAAGAAGGAGGATCTAAATATCCAACTTCCCAAAAAAGACGGACAGAATTTTTTCAATAAAATTTGGTCGTCTATGAAAAATTGGTTTTAA
- a CDS encoding pyridoxamine 5'-phosphate oxidase family protein, with protein sequence MRRRDRQLSEDEALKIIDESEYATLSCIDESGEIFSVPISPVRDADIIYIHGAPAGTKAKLFQNGRAVTAVFVSYNRVPTPSDEEYRSIANDAAALGSRVYTTEYRSAIAVCEANEVLDDERKIYALRILCEKYTPNYMSRVEFASRASLKRTKIYELKIKSITAKAKIL encoded by the coding sequence ATGCGCAGACGAGATAGGCAGCTAAGCGAAGATGAGGCGTTAAAAATCATCGACGAGAGCGAATATGCTACGCTTAGCTGCATAGACGAGAGCGGCGAAATTTTTAGCGTGCCTATCTCGCCCGTGCGCGATGCAGACATTATTTATATCCACGGCGCGCCTGCCGGTACAAAGGCGAAACTCTTTCAAAACGGACGCGCGGTAACGGCTGTTTTTGTTAGCTACAACCGCGTTCCTACCCCAAGCGACGAAGAATACCGATCTATCGCAAACGACGCTGCCGCTTTAGGCTCTAGAGTTTATACGACGGAGTACCGTAGTGCGATCGCCGTTTGTGAAGCAAACGAAGTGTTAGATGACGAGCGTAAAATTTACGCCCTGCGGATACTTTGCGAAAAATACACCCCAAACTATATGTCGCGCGTGGAGTTCGCCTCCAGAGCATCATTAAAGCGCACAAAAATTTACGAACTCAAAATAAAATCCATAACCGCAAAGGCTAAAATTTTATAG
- the ftsZ gene encoding cell division protein FtsZ, protein MKGYSMEERKGIYGAKMKVIGVGGGGCNMINHMIREGFTKTDVELMVANTDAQALEKSIANTRILLGENTTKGLGCGMDPALAKMAAEENYDDLKDRLDYSDIVFVGSGLGGGTGTGAAPIVAKAAKEKKALTIGVVTTPFGFEGKKRMRLAQEGLEELKKECDSIIVIPNQNLLKIIDKKTGLKDAFKIVDNVLFQAVNGMISVILESGDSDINVDYADVKKVMTHRGLALMGIGVSEGDGAAEEALKSAIQSPLLDNTSIHGAMGVLVHFKMSPDCSLLEIESAMNIIEDTVDKDADVTWGTTTDPKMENNRVEVTLIATGFERSIEEKKQVASDNVADRRKALLESMGRNSIFSRQKVSSGDFNGDETYDELDEPAFLRNQMD, encoded by the coding sequence GTGAAAGGATATAGTATGGAAGAAAGAAAGGGCATCTACGGTGCCAAGATGAAGGTTATCGGCGTCGGCGGCGGCGGATGCAACATGATAAATCATATGATCCGCGAAGGATTTACCAAAACCGACGTTGAGCTTATGGTGGCTAACACCGACGCACAGGCGTTAGAAAAGTCTATTGCAAATACTAGAATTTTACTAGGCGAAAACACCACCAAAGGACTTGGCTGCGGTATGGATCCAGCGCTTGCTAAAATGGCTGCGGAGGAGAACTACGACGATCTTAAGGATCGCTTGGACTACTCCGACATCGTTTTTGTGGGCTCCGGTCTGGGCGGCGGTACCGGCACTGGCGCTGCGCCTATAGTCGCTAAAGCTGCGAAAGAGAAAAAAGCGCTAACTATCGGCGTCGTTACCACCCCTTTCGGTTTTGAGGGTAAAAAGCGCATGAGATTAGCACAAGAGGGTCTTGAAGAGCTTAAAAAAGAGTGCGATTCCATAATCGTTATCCCAAATCAAAATTTATTAAAGATCATCGATAAAAAAACCGGCCTAAAAGATGCCTTTAAGATTGTAGATAATGTCCTATTCCAAGCCGTAAACGGTATGATCTCCGTGATCTTAGAATCGGGCGATAGCGATATCAACGTCGATTATGCCGACGTCAAAAAAGTAATGACGCACCGCGGTTTGGCGCTTATGGGTATCGGCGTTAGCGAAGGTGATGGCGCGGCAGAAGAAGCACTAAAAAGTGCGATCCAATCCCCGCTTTTGGACAATACCTCCATCCACGGCGCTATGGGCGTGTTGGTGCATTTCAAGATGTCGCCTGATTGCTCCTTGCTTGAGATCGAATCTGCGATGAATATCATCGAAGATACCGTGGATAAGGATGCCGACGTTACCTGGGGCACTACCACCGATCCTAAGATGGAAAATAACCGCGTCGAGGTTACTCTCATCGCCACTGGCTTTGAAAGGAGCATCGAAGAAAAAAAGCAGGTCGCCAGCGATAACGTAGCGGATCGCAGGAAGGCACTTTTAGAGAGCATGGGTCGAAATTCTATCTTTTCTAGACAAAAGGTAAGTAGCGGCGATTTTAACGGAGACGAAACCTACGACGAGCTCGATGAGCCCGCATTCTTACGCAACCAGATGGACTAA
- a CDS encoding peptidylprolyl isomerase — MIEWMQKHKKSLIPTIWISTIAFVGAGFVGWGAYDMNANRAGSIARVGQISITNQELNTKYSELYNRLSAMSDGQFTQEQAKNMHLDQIAVDQLIGEAYFLNFAKDLGIQASDKDVAEFVVSSPNFQENGAFSKELYDNVVRNSGLTKKEFERNLQKVLTLEKLGKALKITPSPKIVEAFAASQLMQDKVSAEIIYADANVTFSDDELKKFWEGEKSHFMTEKKYTLGAYFVAPSKADVNETELSKFYKEHRGEYRSLDDKLLDFAEAKPDVLKDYRMDQVKKDATKDYLEIKKGKLDTNETIVATASNFPISEIEVAKPGDVIKPFEYKGGYLIAKLNGVEQPRQMSFEEAKSLASKEFETKKRKELLEKRAQDALKNFKGEDFGMLSLNSKNNTKLSDDEFYKFLIDMFNKPAKEGIVMFDNKAVVYKISQQSLGNSEEIDKEKAIVADRITALLNSNLQDDLTKMLEKRYKTERYFKGKDSE; from the coding sequence ATGATAGAATGGATGCAAAAGCATAAGAAGTCGCTTATACCGACGATCTGGATAAGCACGATAGCTTTCGTGGGCGCAGGCTTCGTCGGCTGGGGCGCATATGATATGAACGCTAACCGCGCAGGCTCAATCGCTAGAGTAGGGCAGATCTCCATAACAAATCAAGAACTAAACACAAAATACTCCGAACTATACAACAGGCTGAGTGCTATGAGCGATGGGCAATTTACTCAAGAACAAGCTAAAAATATGCATCTAGATCAGATCGCAGTAGATCAGCTAATCGGCGAAGCGTATTTTCTAAATTTTGCTAAAGATTTAGGCATTCAGGCTAGTGATAAAGATGTCGCGGAGTTTGTAGTGAGCTCGCCGAATTTCCAAGAAAACGGCGCGTTTAGTAAGGAACTTTACGATAATGTCGTAAGGAATTCAGGACTTACTAAAAAGGAATTTGAGCGCAATCTACAAAAGGTCCTAACTTTAGAAAAGCTCGGCAAAGCACTAAAAATAACACCTAGCCCTAAGATAGTAGAAGCGTTCGCGGCATCGCAGCTGATGCAGGATAAGGTTTCTGCAGAGATAATCTACGCCGATGCTAATGTCACTTTTAGCGACGACGAGCTAAAGAAATTTTGGGAAGGCGAGAAATCGCACTTTATGACTGAGAAAAAATATACTCTCGGAGCATATTTTGTGGCGCCTAGTAAAGCCGATGTGAATGAGACCGAATTAAGTAAATTTTACAAAGAGCACAGAGGCGAATATAGAAGCTTAGATGATAAATTATTGGATTTTGCAGAAGCCAAGCCCGATGTCTTAAAAGATTACCGAATGGATCAGGTTAAAAAAGACGCTACAAAGGATTATCTGGAGATTAAAAAAGGCAAGCTCGATACTAATGAAACTATAGTTGCTACGGCTAGCAATTTTCCAATATCTGAGATTGAGGTTGCAAAGCCAGGAGATGTCATTAAGCCTTTCGAGTACAAAGGCGGATATTTGATTGCTAAACTTAACGGCGTAGAGCAGCCTAGGCAGATGAGCTTTGAAGAGGCTAAGTCTTTGGCTTCTAAAGAATTTGAAACGAAAAAACGTAAAGAGCTACTTGAAAAAAGAGCTCAAGATGCGCTTAAAAATTTCAAAGGCGAAGATTTCGGGATGCTATCTCTTAATAGTAAAAATAATACCAAGCTAAGTGATGACGAATTTTATAAATTTCTTATCGATATGTTTAATAAGCCTGCAAAAGAAGGGATAGTGATGTTTGATAACAAAGCCGTAGTGTATAAAATTTCACAGCAGAGCCTAGGCAACAGCGAAGAGATAGATAAAGAAAAAGCGATCGTAGCCGATAGGATAACCGCGTTATTAAATTCCAATCTCCAAGACGATCTAACCAAAATGCTAGAAAAGCGCTATAAAACCGAAAGATATTTTAAAGGTAAAGACAGTGAGTGA
- a CDS encoding autotransporter outer membrane beta-barrel domain-containing protein, with the protein MVNSTVNGNSQVKGGNAMAGSASNNSVILQGSTINGVVYGAQATTAGSNDNTVNLTNSTVTGTIYGLFGSGSGSGNTLINASDAIAPNKAGNIARFDVLNFLHISNANSDANKAALQITGGAQTDINNAKFQLDGTDYNVDTYAIGDGEKRYLIHNEKGFTGFDETQTTKRTDNVFTIKNATTYSMNLKGLMKDDDGKSIVIQGKKKTDRTIDGAFDNGEVGKYTGPAGDPVIDVGEDPNAPQNFGGLDIDMTGTNNAKINLVSGNNIGTIKADGNDEINVGKDGANPLVPGNITAKNIEKSGPGKLKINFNLPNNYNGGNPAIKLTDNGLTDLTGTDVNVNNAKDGTTYTLVKKTNGGTINFNDRDVQKNQTYTITDKDHYQYDGETFRRENGNQELVYKKGTITNAWGDTDFDSSELTKNQASNAAQADAHKLFGNKGNTVIVKEGAGNLGSKNISSGRADVKDTDTPNTIHNNYTTIKGGTEFGDVYAGYGDSGTQDVYNNHLSFEETSKGAVVNRNIGAGYNVNGNVHDNTVTTDDTTINGNVYGAQTANGNAVKNIVNLQGGSVGGDVYGSKASSSATNSTVNLSGTQVTGNVYAADAASGSGNTVNFYGGKVGKTIYGLSSAGGTNNTLNVYNASTQKTAGDIKNFNNLNFDGVTAATNGSAATAALNLTTTNDTNIINDAKFKLNGEEYDVNKDTYHSLNIEEGKEYYLIHNAGNTFTGFKEKAKQTDNEFTITGKSSYEINLKGLIQSADNQSILVQGKKLTGRNISSDGKFDNEEISKYTPDLSNGANINVGKTPGANKDFEGLDIDTSNTPGVKSKVTLVDGKNIGTIKGDADDTVNVGKEDGSLVPGTIEAKNIVGVGKLNFNMPNSYNGDPALKLTGSNLTDLSNTDVKINNAQKDKDYTLIKGNAAINFQDKTTQKEQVYNIIDNAHYQYDGETFRKQNNNKELIYREGTITDAWNDNDFDSNELTKNKADNAHQGGTPLFDNKGNTVNIVSTAGDLSTKSVYGGATLSGSTDDVFNNTVNINGADTKEIFAGASKGSGRVYDNVVNFNAGSVVNAISGSDDASNARGNNSGNTLNVNNASTQKTAGDIKNFNALNFDGVTAATNGSAATAALNLTTNADTDINDAKFKLGSEEYNVDKDTYGSLNIEEGKEYHLIHNTGNTFTNFTEKAKQTTQEFTLKNSTTYDIMLKGLIKSSDDQSILIQGSKLTSRNITGGEFGNDEINRYNPIPNPVINVVNENPNSPTNFNGLNINGGNGSTVNLTGGNNIGDITGGAGSTLNVGKNTANPAAPNSITAKNIGGFDDINIFMPPTIKDGDSMIKLTDPTANTDLSNMRGKITAYISGNTDVGDTSTIHLIDKQGSGRLLLPDPSHLQTRVQQGATIEYETYGMVDANGRALDLRFSGKRRVKDDTKSFAETRAASLASLKSGSELITNYLDKLIPDGHLELFPFAISEAYDLRYETGSHVNSKGYGVAAGLASLTENFAGDILSGVFVEYGRANYDSYLDNGLHADGDSEYIGGGLMLKQNFTSGTYLDASFHVGKISSDYNSNDWTYAIAPGVLAHNEKFDISSTYMATHIGIGQIFDLSQRNKLDVYTKWLYAYTDDADATISSGERYHFDSITSNRVRAGLRDTINLKDEHNLYFGGAYEYEFSGDAKASTMGLDAPKPSLKGSTGVFEAGYKYESKNLIFNLGGKGYVGKTRGGAINAGFEVMF; encoded by the coding sequence TTGGTAAATTCTACAGTCAATGGAAATAGCCAAGTAAAAGGCGGTAACGCTATGGCGGGCTCTGCATCCAATAACAGCGTAATTTTGCAAGGCTCCACGATAAACGGAGTAGTTTATGGTGCGCAAGCTACCACTGCTGGCAGCAATGACAATACGGTAAATTTAACGAATAGCACCGTTACCGGCACGATTTACGGATTATTCGGTAGCGGTAGCGGTAGCGGCAATACCTTGATAAATGCCTCAGACGCCATTGCTCCTAATAAAGCGGGTAATATCGCTAGATTTGATGTTTTAAATTTCTTGCATATATCAAATGCGAATTCCGATGCAAACAAAGCCGCTCTTCAAATCACGGGTGGAGCTCAAACCGATATCAATAACGCCAAATTCCAATTAGATGGCACTGATTATAATGTAGATACTTATGCGATAGGCGATGGCGAGAAGCGCTATTTGATCCATAATGAAAAGGGATTTACCGGTTTTGACGAAACACAAACGACCAAGCGCACCGATAACGTATTTACGATCAAAAATGCCACTACCTACTCGATGAATTTAAAAGGTCTGATGAAAGATGATGACGGAAAATCCATCGTAATCCAAGGTAAAAAGAAAACCGACCGCACTATCGATGGAGCATTCGATAACGGCGAAGTCGGCAAATACACCGGTCCTGCGGGCGATCCTGTTATCGACGTAGGTGAAGATCCAAATGCACCGCAGAATTTCGGCGGGCTAGATATCGATATGACCGGTACTAATAACGCTAAGATAAATTTAGTAAGTGGCAATAATATAGGCACGATAAAAGCTGATGGCAATGACGAGATAAATGTCGGTAAAGACGGTGCCAATCCGCTAGTGCCGGGCAATATAACTGCAAAAAATATCGAAAAATCAGGCCCCGGCAAACTAAAGATAAATTTCAATTTGCCTAACAACTATAATGGAGGTAATCCTGCGATCAAACTTACCGACAACGGGCTTACGGATTTAACCGGTACTGACGTCAATGTAAATAATGCCAAAGACGGCACCACATACACACTCGTCAAAAAGACTAATGGCGGCACTATAAATTTCAACGATAGAGACGTCCAAAAAAACCAGACCTATACTATTACAGACAAAGATCACTATCAGTATGATGGCGAGACTTTTAGAAGAGAAAACGGCAATCAAGAGCTTGTTTATAAAAAAGGCACCATTACCAACGCTTGGGGCGATACCGATTTCGATAGCAGCGAGCTAACCAAAAATCAAGCTAGCAATGCGGCCCAAGCAGACGCTCATAAGCTATTCGGTAATAAAGGCAACACCGTAATCGTAAAAGAGGGCGCAGGTAATCTAGGCAGCAAAAACATAAGCTCGGGCAGAGCCGACGTCAAAGATACTGATACGCCTAATACTATCCACAATAACTACACTACGATAAAAGGCGGAACGGAATTTGGCGATGTATATGCAGGCTATGGTGATAGCGGAACCCAAGATGTTTACAACAACCATCTAAGCTTTGAAGAAACTTCAAAAGGTGCGGTAGTAAACAGAAATATCGGTGCAGGCTATAACGTTAATGGAAACGTTCACGACAATACGGTAACCACTGATGATACCACCATTAACGGCAATGTCTACGGCGCACAGACAGCTAACGGCAATGCAGTTAAAAACATTGTAAATCTACAAGGCGGTAGCGTAGGCGGCGATGTATACGGCTCAAAGGCTAGCAGCTCTGCGACAAACAGCACGGTAAATCTAAGTGGTACGCAAGTCACTGGCAATGTCTACGCAGCAGATGCTGCTAGCGGCAGCGGTAATACCGTAAATTTCTATGGTGGTAAAGTCGGTAAAACTATCTACGGTCTATCCAGTGCAGGCGGCACAAATAACACCCTAAACGTATATAACGCTTCCACTCAAAAAACCGCAGGCGATATTAAGAATTTCAATAATCTTAACTTCGACGGAGTTACCGCAGCTACTAACGGAAGCGCTGCAACCGCTGCTTTAAATTTAACTACTACTAATGATACTAATATCATCAATGACGCTAAATTTAAACTAAATGGCGAAGAGTATGACGTAAATAAAGATACCTACCACTCGCTTAATATCGAGGAGGGTAAGGAGTATTATCTAATCCATAATGCCGGCAATACCTTTACAGGCTTCAAAGAAAAAGCCAAGCAAACGGATAATGAGTTTACCATTACCGGTAAGAGTAGCTATGAGATTAACCTTAAAGGCTTAATCCAAAGTGCCGACAATCAATCTATCCTAGTTCAAGGCAAAAAGCTTACAGGTAGAAATATATCTAGCGACGGCAAATTCGATAACGAAGAGATTAGCAAATATACTCCTGATCTAAGCAATGGCGCTAATATTAACGTAGGAAAAACTCCGGGAGCTAATAAAGATTTTGAAGGACTTGACATCGATACTTCAAATACTCCTGGCGTTAAATCTAAAGTCACTTTAGTAGATGGTAAAAACATAGGCACTATCAAAGGAGATGCTGACGATACCGTAAACGTAGGCAAAGAAGATGGCTCTTTAGTACCGGGTACTATCGAAGCTAAAAATATCGTAGGCGTTGGCAAGTTAAATTTCAATATGCCTAATAGTTACAACGGCGATCCGGCTCTTAAGCTAACTGGCAGCAATCTTACTGATCTAAGCAATACCGATGTTAAGATAAATAATGCCCAAAAAGATAAGGACTATACCCTAATTAAAGGCAACGCTGCTATAAATTTCCAAGATAAAACCACTCAAAAAGAGCAAGTCTATAACATTATAGACAACGCTCACTATCAATATGACGGCGAGACCTTTAGAAAGCAAAATAACAATAAAGAGCTTATCTATAGAGAAGGCACCATTACCGATGCTTGGAACGACAACGACTTTGATAGCAACGAGCTAACTAAGAATAAAGCTGATAACGCGCATCAAGGCGGAACGCCACTATTTGATAATAAAGGCAATACCGTAAATATCGTATCTACTGCAGGCGATCTAAGCACTAAATCCGTTTACGGCGGTGCGACACTAAGCGGCAGCACGGATGACGTATTTAATAACACCGTAAACATTAATGGTGCTGATACTAAAGAGATTTTTGCCGGTGCTTCTAAAGGTAGCGGTAGGGTTTACGACAACGTAGTAAATTTCAATGCAGGAAGCGTAGTAAATGCTATTAGCGGCTCAGACGATGCATCTAACGCAAGAGGTAATAATAGTGGCAACACTCTTAACGTAAATAATGCTTCCACTCAAAAAACCGCAGGCGATATTAAGAATTTCAATGCTCTTAACTTCGACGGGGTTACCGCAGCTACTAATGGAAGTGCTGCAACTGCTGCTTTAAATTTAACTACTAATGCCGATACGGACATTAATGACGCTAAATTTAAACTTGGCAGTGAAGAGTACAACGTAGATAAAGATACCTACGGCTCACTTAATATCGAAGAGGGTAAAGAGTATCACCTTATCCACAATACAGGCAATACCTTTACGAATTTTACTGAGAAGGCTAAGCAAACAACCCAAGAGTTTACGCTTAAAAATTCTACCACCTACGATATAATGCTAAAAGGCTTAATTAAGAGCAGCGACGATCAATCTATCTTGATTCAAGGAAGCAAGCTTACGTCTAGAAATATCACCGGCGGCGAGTTTGGAAACGATGAGATCAATAGATACAATCCTATCCCAAACCCTGTAATAAACGTAGTTAATGAAAATCCAAACAGTCCTACTAATTTCAACGGCTTAAATATCAACGGCGGCAATGGCTCTACCGTAAATTTAACCGGCGGCAATAATATCGGAGATATCACCGGCGGAGCGGGAAGCACTCTAAACGTAGGTAAAAATACTGCCAATCCGGCAGCTCCTAACTCTATAACAGCTAAGAATATCGGAGGGTTTGACGATATCAATATCTTTATGCCTCCTACCATTAAAGACGGCGATTCTATGATTAAGCTTACCGATCCTACAGCCAATACTGATCTAAGCAATATGAGAGGTAAGATCACCGCTTACATTAGCGGTAATACAGATGTAGGAGATACCAGCACTATCCACCTAATCGATAAGCAAGGAAGCGGACGATTACTACTTCCTGATCCTTCGCATCTACAAACAAGAGTCCAGCAAGGAGCTACCATAGAGTATGAGACCTACGGTATGGTAGATGCAAACGGAAGAGCTTTAGATCTTAGATTTAGCGGCAAAAGAAGGGTAAAAGACGATACCAAATCCTTCGCAGAAACTCGTGCCGCAAGCTTAGCTAGCTTAAAGAGCGGAAGCGAGTTAATCACCAACTACCTAGATAAGCTAATACCTGATGGTCATTTAGAGCTATTTCCTTTTGCTATAAGCGAAGCTTATGATCTAAGGTATGAGACAGGCTCGCACGTAAATTCCAAAGGCTATGGCGTTGCAGCAGGACTTGCTAGCTTAACTGAGAATTTCGCAGGAGATATCTTAAGCGGAGTATTCGTTGAATATGGAAGAGCAAACTACGATAGCTACTTAGATAATGGCCTACATGCAGACGGAGATAGCGAGTATATAGGCGGAGGCTTGATGCTAAAGCAAAACTTTACTAGTGGTACCTATCTAGATGCAAGCTTTCACGTAGGTAAGATAAGCAGCGACTACAATAGTAACGACTGGACCTATGCCATAGCTCCTGGAGTATTAGCTCATAATGAGAAGTTTGATATAAGCTCAACCTATATGGCTACTCATATAGGAATAGGTCAGATCTTTGATCTAAGCCAAAGAAACAAGCTAGACGTTTATACTAAATGGCTATATGCTTACACGGATGATGCAGATGCTACTATAAGCTCTGGTGAGAGATATCACTTTGATAGCATTACATCTAATAGAGTAAGAGCTGGTCTTAGAGATACTATAAATCTAAAAGATGAGCATAACCTATACTTTGGAGGCGCATACGAGTATGAGTTTAGCGGAGATGCCAAAGCATCTACTATGGGACTTGACGCTCCTAAGCCTAGCCTAAAAGGTTCAACCGGAGTATTTGAAGCGGGCTATAAGTATGAGAGCAAGAACCTTATCTTTAACCTAGGAGGCAAGGGCTACGTAGGCAAAACAAGAGGCGGTGCTATCAATGCAGGGTTTGAGGTGATGTTCTAA